Genomic DNA from Rhodoferax mekongensis:
CCTTGACGGCATGAAGTAGGACTGCGCCAGCTCTTGAGTTTGCATTGGTAGAGATTTTGTGAAAAACATCAGTAAGCTCTTTGTGGCTGCGGTGATTGGCACCAAGTGGTATGCGCTCAGCACCTGGAAAGTCAACCTCAAAGGCCTTTAGGTTTCGACTCGATGCCCCCATGAAGGCGTAGATAGCTTGAAACGCATCGCCCACTGCCCACAAGGTACTGCCCCTCTGGACCAATGACTTCACCAATGTCGCGCTGGCTCGATTGACATCCTGATATTCATCCACCAGCACATGCGTGATAGACCGAGCGAAAGACTCAACCTCGGAGTACCCACCTGCAAGAACTTGGATTGGCAAGCTTATGAGATCTTGAAAGTCAACACAGGACTTCGCTCTGAGCTCTTTCTCGTAAACACGAAACAATTGTGCTGTGTCTGTTCTCTTGGCGCTATGCACGTCACCCGTCGCAGACTCAACAGCAAGAGCAAAGGTCTCAGAGTCAATCAAGTCGTCTTTGCAACGTCTAATGTTTTTCAGAACATCAGGCAACCAGCCTATAGGGTCCCGAAGCACGTCGTACGCGGTCAATTCCAAGGTAGGTAGCACACTCTCCAAGATGTTGATGGCCCCCAGGTCGTTCAAGACTTGGATATTGGTATCTAAGCCACAGCGATTACCAAACTTCCTCAAGAACTCCAGTCCAAAAGCATGAAAGGTACCCACCCACATCCGCTGCGCATCTTTCAGTCCCGAAGACTTAAGTCGAGACAATAACTCGCCCGCAGCCTTATTTGAAAATGTGAGGACGACAATCCCAGACGGACTGACACCTTCATTTAGAAGCTTTTTGACTCTGAATAAAAGAGCAGTAGTCTTCCCCGTACCTGGCCCAGCTTCCACAAGTGTGAATCGATGGGGACTATTGACTGCTAGCGACTGATCTTCCGTAGGTTGCGCAGGCAATTGATAGTCCTGCCTGGGAGCCATATCTGGAAGCAACAGAGCATCGACAAGTTGAAGTCGGCTCACCTCTAACGGGATTTCAAGCTTTGAGGCAATCGATGAAGCTGTCAGTCGCTCAGCTTGGAAAAGCTTAACGGCAAGTTCTCTAGGTAGCAGCAGCTCTCGCGCAAAGACATTTGCCTGCAATTCTTGTCGCTCACGCGGACCATAGGCATCAACGACACGTTCAGCGGCAGAACTGGCTGCTTGACCAGTGGACTCTGAGGCACTGAGCTCAAATGAAGCACCAGTACCTTGGTGTAAGAAAAAGTGACCGAGTTCATGCGCTATCAGAAAGGCCTTAGTGGCCACATCCAAGTCTTTGCGCACCACGACTCGCTTTTGCTCGACCCGGATTACCGCATCAGAGGCATTCAGTAACGGGTGCCCCGCGGCCAGCTGCCTGACGACAATGTCGTTATCGCTACAAACTGCGTTCACTAATGCGAACGCATTCGTATAGAGGTCGCCGTTTGTTGAGTGTGATGTATGCAACTCCCTAGCTTTGAGCCTGGCGACCTCAAATGGACTCATTGCTACTCCGACTTCAATAGCTCAGCCTTCTTGGCCACGCTGATATCAAGTTCATTCACGACATCGCTCCACGTTCTTGGAGCACTCACTTTGGGCTTTGCACTTGAGCTGTGGTACGTCTGCTGAGCACTTTGTGAGTGGTACTTGGTGAAGACTCGACTCACATCAGACGGTTGGCAACCTAGTGTCTCACCAAGGTTATTCAGGTACCTGAGAGGAATATCTGATATTCCTCCGTCCAGAAGTTCCATGGCGAGAGGCTCTAATTCCTCATCGTGATACTTAAACAGACCAAAACTAAAGTCACGAAGTCCTGATGCGCCCACAAATCCTGACAAAGTCTTTTCTGCCTTCTCCAAACTTTCAGTCTGACTAACAGAAAATGCTTTGTCCCATATTTGCAGCAACTTACTCTGAGCCTTCAAAAGTGCCAATGGCGGAACTTCAAGATTCGCAATATCAGTTTCACTCGCCACAGAACAATTGAGCCAGGTAGCAGCATAAGCGAGCAGCCTATCTTTGTACTGTGGATAGATATTTAGAAACTCAGCCAGCAGCGTTGCATCGAAGTCCTCCGATGCCATGCTAAATGCATGTAGCACTTCATCCACAGACTTTAGATTTTCTTTAATTGCATAAGTCATTTTAGTTTCTTTCTTAGTTTAATGATTGCAGAAGTAATATACAGACGAACTTGCTTGTCGGATCTATTCATTAACTTGCAAACAGTAACCGCCTCTTCATTCTTTGAACGTATTTGAATACCCGCGATCCAATGAAGAGTAAATGCAAAATTTTCTGACTCATTCAGAAAATCAGGGTCACTTAATAGTGAACGAATTCTTTCAAAGTCATTATCCTCTTTAGTCTCAACTTTAAGGCGCTCAGTCAAAGATTCGACATATCCAACCTGACCAAAAGTTTCACTATCAATCTCAGAGTTCAGCGCCAACTCAAGATCTTCATCTGAAGCTTCAGCTTTACTTTTGTTATAACTTGAATAATTGGAATCAACAAAATCAAGAAACCTCTTGCGAAGTAGACTACCAAATAAATTTTTGGCATAAGCTTGGTCGCTACCGTTGAAGAGTATTTTTTGCAAAACAAATCCAACTGCATCATCTGTTACTGCATCAATTCCTCCACCTCTCTTTTGAAGTTCGGAATTTCTACTTACATGTGCACGTATGTGTCTGTAGCAGCGCCCTACTAATGCTTGAACATACTTGTTCTTGTCAGGCCATTTACCTTGTTCCGCTTCCAAGGAAACAGTCAAAACAACCTCATCCGGTACATGCCCACTTTCGGTGTGTGGTATCGAAAGGGTTGCATACCGAGCTCCCCTGTCAAGTGCAAGAAACGCGTTATAGGCGTCTCTATGTTGCCAATTTTGGCCATCTTCAGGCACACTCATCTAAGACCTTTCTATTTTTTAAAACTTCCTCCGACATCTATCAAGTCGGAAGCTCCCTAAAAAGCGGTAATCAATGTACCGCTGAAATTCTCACAATCCCAAGCTTGCACAACGTGGTAAGACTCACAAAGAGTCGGTAGTGCGTTTCTTTTCATCTAAAGGGGTACTAAAGGTCGCTTAATTGACCGTACTGCCTAGGAGAGAGACAACGTCGTCTCTACCGCGCCCCTTAGCAATCGACAATGCAGTTGCACCGTTTGAGGCTCTGATGGTCGTACTCGCCCCTCTCTCCAACAGCAATTTGATCAGCGGTATGTGTCCATTCGCACTGGCCATCATCAACGGCGTCACTCCTTGTACGTCTCGCATATCACTTATCGCATCAGCGCTTGCACCGGCGCCAAGCAATAGTGTTGCCATCTCCAACCTTGAACTCTGAACTGCATCAAACAAGGGCGTGTGACCATTTGGTTGAACTGCGTCTAACTGAATTCCACCTGCGATCAGGGTCCTTGCTGTCAGAACAGCATCACTACGAAATACTGCAGAAAAATCACTCTTTAGAAGTTGCTCCAAAGCTACCTTACTGCCATTCGTGATTGCGGCGATGACAGAATCTCGACCCTTTTCCCAAGCGATCATTAAGGGGGTTCTACCTTCACTGTCTTCCTGCAATGGATCGAGCCCAAGAGCTACAAGTGCCGCTGCTGCTGTCGCTTTGTCGTTGTGGACCGCAAAGTGAAGAGCTGTTTGCCCTTGCGCGTTACGTGCTGTCCAATCAACTCTCCCGGATAATTGAAGCGCCTGAATTAGGCTGGCCGAGTCAGACAGGCCTGCCACATGAGCAATAGTTTCTCCATTTTTGGACTCAAAGCTTAAATAGACTTCTTCAAGTGCCAGCCGCTCAAAGGCCTTCCATTTACCCGACTCAATGACATGCCTGATCTGCGGCAACACATCATTCGAACTCAAAGGTTGCAGGCCAATTAGCGCTTCTACCACTGCGGGGTCATCGGAATCCACTGCAAACTGTAGGAAGGATCCCAGGTTAGGTTCGTGCGCTAGTGTGGCTCCACCAGCCAATACCGCATCAACAACTGCGCTTGATCCGGAAATGAATGCCGCCTCAATCACCCGCGGGGTGGCACTCAAAGAAAAACCCAAACGAGCATATGCCGGTATAAGCTCCAGATGACGTCCACTGATAGCCCGAATCAATCCATTCGGACCCAACTCAAATCCAGCGGTCACTATTGCTGTCGAGGCACGCTCACGCATTGCATACTGATATGCGACGTACCCACTAGCCGTTACAACTGCAAGTGAAAAAAGTGACCCTGCGATTAAGAAAGCAAGTGGAGTCTTTGTCTTCTCATCCGAACGACTTAGTCCAGTCGACGGTGGCAACTTTAGTGTGACTCCAATAGGTTGACTAATAACCAACTCTTGCGCATGCGCAAGAGTCAATTGAAGTACTTGGGCAATCGAATTCGCATGTAAGTTTATTTCCTCTGAGATTGGATCATTGAGACTCAACATCTGAGTCTCCTCAACTGGAAATAGAAGACGAAATTAACTTCTGAGATTTCTGGTTATCAATGACAGTCAGCACAATCCTGGTGACCAATTCCATCTGTTGCTCGTTGATATCTTGTCCTTCCAAGACTGACCGCTTAAGAATCAATGCGAATTTTTCGCCATTGTTATCTGTGATGCCAATAAAAAGCTCTTTGTTTAAAAAGTAGTAGGTCACAGCAATGATCAAGCCAATCAACATTGCAGTCATGCCGCCCATTGCGGAATGGGTAGCGTCGATGATGCTTGATCCGACCGCTATGGATACAAAAAAGATCGCAATTGCTGCCTTCCATGGCTTGTGATAACCAAAGAAGCTCGAGCTGATTGAGTCAATTGGAAGAATAATCTTCTGATAGCCCATTAAGTTTGATGCCTGATAGACAACCTGTCTATGGCTCACCGACATGAAAAAGGTCGGATCGACCTTAATAAGGGCAAGAAACCAAGCGATAAAGCCAGACTTCCGCGCCAAGATCTCCACATAGTTGTTGCGTTCGTTGGGGCTCGTACTCGCGTACCATTGCTTGGGAACCAATGCCATTTATCACTCCAAGAGTCGAATTACTAAAAATAGATGCCAACCAGCACCCGTAATGCATGGTAAAGCTGACTTGAAGTAACAGACATCCCTCAATTGGGTGGTCTTTAGCAAAATTTAAGGTTGAATTTTTTTCTTCCTCAATCAAAAGATGTCGATTTGATTGATCCATTCACTTCAAATATCAAGATTAATTTGAGCCCTATTCAAAAAAAGACGAACTAAAAACTTTCATCCAACAAGAATGGCACTCTTGTCCTGGCTATTCAAATTCATCTTTCATTCAGCATAAAGATCATTCATATGCAGAGCCTCTCCCTTACAGCCCAAATTACAAAGACGAGAGTTCTGGAAACAACTGAGTTAAAGAGCGATTTTCTTTGTTCAAGTCTGATGTTGGCTTCTGTGGAAGATAAGCACACCAGTAAAAGCTAACGATTAATGAACTCAATGGCGGCTTGGGAGGCATTTAATTCTGAGTAACCGCTTTGCAGTTCATGCCAAGACACCAATGCGCATAAGCGGCCAACTGTGCTGAGCCTCCCGAAGAGACACTTTTACTCCTAAAGTATTTTATGTGCAAAAGAAGTATGCAGTGCAAATGGGATTGATGGCACCATTCCGGCGAATTGTGTTGACATCATGAAGCTCAAATTGATGCGGATGGCAGTGAAGGAAAATGGATAGCGGCAATGACGTTAAATCTGCCAAAATTTTGAAAATATAAAATAAGGAGCTACACAACTGAAAATCAACTTCAGTCAATAATGAAACCAATCTCACGCTTAACCAATCTAGTCACAAAACTATCAACAACATTCATAATCATCTTCGGAATTATTTTAGGAATGGCATTAAGTGACTTGGCCACCTTATTTGCTCTACCGCATGGGTCTTACATGCTGCAGTTAGTACATGAGGAAACCCGACAGTCAGACTTCATTTGTGCCAGAACAGGACTTCTAGTAGGACAGAATATTTCAACTGGAAATATCCGAACGAATGAGCAGGATGAGTGTTTTGTAATGGCTTCTGGAGTGCGCAATATAGATGGCTCTTTCGACGCCTATCCTCGATGGGAAACTTGGTATGGGCGATGGGTCTATCGGAATAAGCCGGTGAAAATTCCTGCATCGGACATCTTGTCTGTTCTCCGAATAATGTGAACTCATGGGCCCTTAGCTTCGATATATGAATGCCACCACGTTCCTGTGCGCTCATGACATGGCGTGCATTTAACTCCGCCAACTGATTGAATTCGAAATTCCGGTAGCAGTGGCAGATCTCCAGGACGCTCAATAGCAATATCAAAATAAACATTTTCTAGTCTATTATTTTCCTTAACCGAAAATCCAATATCTTTCGTTCTATCTTGTCCATTCACCCAAATAGACCACTGATTATCATGAAGATTTATTGAAATATCCGGATTATCTCTAATTAGCAAACTCCACGGAAAATAGTTTTCTCCCGGATGTAAAGATGGTGCGCAGCCTGCGAGAGAGCTTATAAAGAGGAGAATTACCCAACGCCAATGAAATACATACATAGCTTACAACTCTCTGAAAAAACAATCTTCTTTATAAAATAGGTACCACACATCACAAGCTCTATAGCTCGTTAACAATCCAATACGATGAATCTCTAGACTCTTAGCATTTTCTTCGCCTCGCCCATTCCTCAATTAGAGGTGGCGTTCGTAGTTAATGCGCCATATTGGAAAGTGGGCTCACATTATGCTTAAGGGCAAGCATAAGAAAATGAGTAACAATAACTTGGGCGCTCTCTATGAGATGCACTCTATATTGTTCATTCCCCGGATCCAAGTCAATAGAACCCTGGGCATCAAATACCACGACACCAAGAATTCCTAAATCCTTGCAATTTGTAGATTTGTCAATCGTGGCTTCAATACGGGCAGATGGCATATTCTGTCCGTTAAACTGTAGATACAGACGCAAAATGATTGCAGCAGTTCTATACCTCACAGCGACTGATTTCAGGTCAGCAGCCGGCTCAATCAACACACCTTTCAACGGGCTTGAAGAACTTGCAAAGGAATTCAACTCCTTTTGAAATTCTATAAACTTCTCCTCTAAACGATTCAATATGTATTCTGATTTTTTAAGACAGTAGAGTGAATCCGCTTCAAATTTCATTTCTATCCTCCTAGATTCATGATCCGATTTCGTGTATTGATCACGATTCGTAGGCTGCATTATTTCCCGCCGTCTCTCATATTGAGAAAGCACTTTCACAATACAGTACAACTACTGGCCTAGGATAACGCAGGACCTTTCGCAATAATCAAGACTGCCTTTAGATTTCCTTAATTCCTGAGCATTTAGCCAAAAGACCAGCTAATGAATAAATGAAGTACACCTAAGCTCCTTCTTGCGCTGGTTAAGTCTGGATAATCTGCGCCTATTGAAAGTCTTATGCCTTAGCACATAGAGGCCAACATCAACCCAGTATCCTCAAAAACCTCGAACATGAAATCTCAGATCACACACAAGGTGCCACAGTTTTAGTTGGCATCTAAAGAATTTAGTTCAAATTCTTTGAGCAAATCACTGACCAGTGCAATACTCACATTTCAAGTGAATTTAGACCGCCACAACAAATTAGTCCATGAAACGCAATACGACACTGATTGGCTTCGCTTGAAAAATTATCAACTGCAATCTCAAAGCGGCAATGGAAATCCTATCAACCTCTCAGATTGAACGTAAGTTCTGCAAGATCTAGGTATACCATGCAGAATGCATGAGTTAAGTTGCTGATTTCGGGAAAAAATTCAAGGTCTCCCTCGCCAAAATAATACAACCATTGGTGATTTTCACACGAAGTTTGAATATCACTTTTTACAATGTCGCAGATTGCGTTTAATGGTCCTAGTTAATCCGTCAAAAGTAAAAAAATGCATGAGCCTTATCTTCTTCAAATTAGTATGGACTTCATGGTGTTTTAATTGAACAGACCTTGAATAAAGGTGTCTATACATAACATGCAAACCATGTACGCTTTCATTGCTGGAGAAGTACGCGAACTTCAGCTGCCACCTAAAGACGCGGAAGTCCTCCCAGGGATTCAATGGGGGGCCTTTGATGAACTCATGACGCCTGCATATTGGCGCGGACAAGCCTGGCAGCATACAGAGTCAGGAGCATTTCGTGACTTTAGGCTTGGCAATACACTAAATGAAGAGGTTGCAGCGTGCCTTTTGGGAGGATGGGGCATGCCTGCAGAGCTTGCCCTCGCGGCTTTTGCTCGTGTGAGGGACAGCGGACTTTTGCTTCCGGGAACAACTGCGAGTGAAATTGAGTCACTCTTGGAAGAACCTTTTTTGATTAATGGCCGTCATCGCAAGTACAGATTTATCAGCCAGAAGTCCCATTACTTGAGTGCCTGTCTTGAACGTCTATCTGACTTTGTACCTCCAGATTGCGATATAGAGTTTCGGGAC
This window encodes:
- a CDS encoding ankyrin repeat domain-containing protein, whose translation is MLSLNDPISEEINLHANSIAQVLQLTLAHAQELVISQPIGVTLKLPPSTGLSRSDEKTKTPLAFLIAGSLFSLAVVTASGYVAYQYAMRERASTAIVTAGFELGPNGLIRAISGRHLELIPAYARLGFSLSATPRVIEAAFISGSSAVVDAVLAGGATLAHEPNLGSFLQFAVDSDDPAVVEALIGLQPLSSNDVLPQIRHVIESGKWKAFERLALEEVYLSFESKNGETIAHVAGLSDSASLIQALQLSGRVDWTARNAQGQTALHFAVHNDKATAAAALVALGLDPLQEDSEGRTPLMIAWEKGRDSVIAAITNGSKVALEQLLKSDFSAVFRSDAVLTARTLIAGGIQLDAVQPNGHTPLFDAVQSSRLEMATLLLGAGASADAISDMRDVQGVTPLMMASANGHIPLIKLLLERGASTTIRASNGATALSIAKGRGRDDVVSLLGSTVN